The following coding sequences are from one Arcobacter sp. CECT 8986 window:
- a CDS encoding DUF6394 family protein, translating to MDWGKVTYIFFSLMSLTTTAGFIYEPNAVALFLAAGVNVISTILKIGVKNLLAAELLASSLVADLHLIPAFMVLTFIGDERMATALAIGAVVSNAFSIALALIESAKSQDKDIY from the coding sequence ATGGATTGGGGTAAGGTTACTTATATATTTTTCTCACTCATGTCTCTTACAACAACAGCAGGGTTTATCTACGAACCAAATGCAGTAGCACTATTTTTAGCAGCTGGGGTAAATGTAATTTCTACAATTTTAAAAATTGGTGTAAAAAATTTATTAGCAGCAGAACTTCTTGCTAGTTCATTGGTTGCAGACCTACACTTAATTCCTGCGTTTATGGTATTAACATTTATTGGTGATGAGAGAATGGCAACTGCTTTAGCAATTGGTGCAGTTGTTTCAAATGCTTTTTCAATAGCATTAGCATTAATTGAGAGTGCAAAAAGTCAAGATAAGGATATTTATTAA
- the secF gene encoding protein translocase subunit SecF → MEIFKSNKIYNFMGSRLPFLGLSSILFIASIVLLLTKGLNFGIDFAGGTIVQVKYEQKAPISDIREVLKNKPAYSNAIISKFGSDEEVVIRLSGSSSDLSTDISDRITKVLAPTGKFEIRRIDIVGPKVGGELREKGIMALTLSILVILVYVSFRFEWRFAIASILALIHDITIAMGAISLFSVEVNLDILAALLTLLGYSLNDTIIVFDRIREGIQTSKESIIEKIVNESVSKTLSRTTLTSLTTFFVVVTLFVFGGEIIHGFAFTLVVGIIVGTYSSIFIAASFLVQLKFSITSFRAKEAEKVKRQKEKERMRAMYEKGTV, encoded by the coding sequence ATGGAAATTTTTAAATCAAATAAAATATATAACTTCATGGGAAGTAGACTTCCTTTTTTAGGTCTATCTTCAATACTATTTATTGCATCAATTGTATTACTTCTTACTAAAGGTTTAAACTTTGGTATTGACTTCGCAGGTGGTACAATTGTTCAAGTTAAATATGAACAAAAAGCTCCAATTTCAGATATTAGAGAAGTGTTAAAAAATAAGCCAGCTTATTCAAATGCAATTATCTCAAAATTTGGAAGTGATGAAGAAGTAGTTATTAGATTATCAGGTTCATCATCTGACTTATCAACAGATATTAGTGATAGAATTACTAAAGTTTTAGCTCCTACTGGTAAGTTTGAGATAAGAAGAATTGATATAGTTGGACCAAAAGTTGGTGGAGAGTTAAGAGAAAAAGGTATTATGGCACTTACTCTTTCAATTCTTGTAATTTTAGTGTATGTAAGTTTTAGATTTGAGTGGAGATTTGCTATTGCTTCTATTTTAGCACTTATTCATGATATTACTATTGCAATGGGTGCGATATCATTATTTTCTGTTGAAGTAAACTTAGATATTTTAGCAGCATTGTTAACATTACTTGGATATTCACTAAATGATACAATTATTGTATTTGATAGAATTAGAGAAGGTATTCAAACTTCTAAAGAGTCTATTATTGAAAAAATTGTTAATGAATCAGTGAGTAAAACATTATCAAGAACAACATTAACTTCATTGACAACATTCTTTGTTGTTGTGACTCTGTTTGTATTTGGTGGTGAGATTATTCACGGATTTGCATTTACATTGGTTGTAGGTATTATTGTAGGTACTTACTCATCAATATTTATTGCTGCATCTTTCTTAGTTCAATTAAAATTCTCAATTACTTCTTTTAGAGCAAAAGAAGCAGAGAAAGTTAAAAGACAAAAAGAAAAAGAGAGAATGAGAGCTATGTATGAGAAAGGAACAGTCTAA
- the secD gene encoding protein translocase subunit SecD, with amino-acid sequence MKILNYRLVIFILSIIFGIVFSLPSFMQTDTGKKISLGLDLQGGLHMLLGVQTNEAVTSKIKSIATSIKYFADDEDLLLEDLSIDNDTITFSMLDKDELPKIEKNLEQISGLKTSVDGLNVTVSLTDQEIERTKDLSVSQAVETIRNRLDQFGLAEPTVIRQGKTDIVVQLPGIKSQEDEKSARELISKPANLELMAVDEERADQVYTMSEAQAAEYGDLILEDTSDSNRLYLVKEIPILNGEQVIDAKVAFDKSNQPIINFTLNSSGARIFGDFTAKSVGKRLAVVLDGKVYSAPSIRERIGGGSGQISGGFSVQEAGNVAIALRSGALPASVKLLEKRSVGPSLGADSIEASMMALILGFALVVVFMVAYYRRAGVIANVALITNIFIIVAVMAMFGATLTLPGMAGIVLTVGMAVDANVIITERIRELLKQGMSIPKAIEDGYSNAMRAILDANITTILAAVILYAYGTGPIKGFAVTISIGILASMLTAILGTHGIYDALMPKISKDKNTKKWFGVN; translated from the coding sequence TTGAAAATCTTAAATTATAGACTAGTTATTTTTATATTAAGTATCATATTTGGAATTGTTTTTTCACTTCCTTCATTTATGCAAACAGACACTGGTAAAAAAATCTCTTTAGGATTAGACTTACAAGGTGGACTTCATATGCTATTAGGAGTTCAGACAAATGAAGCTGTAACTTCAAAAATAAAAAGTATAGCAACATCAATCAAATATTTTGCAGATGATGAAGATTTATTATTAGAAGATTTAAGTATTGATAACGATACTATTACTTTCTCTATGTTAGATAAAGATGAACTACCAAAAATTGAGAAAAATTTAGAACAAATAAGTGGATTAAAAACATCTGTTGATGGATTAAATGTAACTGTTAGTTTGACTGACCAAGAGATAGAAAGAACAAAAGATTTATCTGTATCTCAAGCAGTTGAAACAATAAGAAATAGACTTGACCAATTTGGTCTTGCTGAACCTACTGTTATTAGACAAGGAAAAACAGATATTGTTGTTCAGCTTCCAGGTATCAAATCTCAAGAAGATGAAAAATCTGCAAGAGAGCTTATTTCTAAACCTGCAAACTTAGAACTTATGGCTGTTGATGAAGAAAGAGCAGACCAAGTTTACACAATGAGTGAAGCACAAGCTGCTGAATATGGGGATTTAATATTAGAAGATACAAGTGATTCTAATAGATTATATCTTGTAAAAGAGATACCAATTTTAAATGGTGAGCAAGTAATTGATGCAAAAGTTGCATTTGATAAATCAAACCAACCAATTATTAATTTTACACTAAATTCAAGTGGTGCAAGAATTTTTGGTGATTTTACTGCTAAAAGTGTTGGTAAAAGATTGGCTGTTGTACTTGATGGGAAAGTATATTCTGCTCCTTCAATTAGAGAAAGAATTGGTGGTGGAAGTGGTCAAATCTCTGGTGGTTTTTCAGTTCAAGAAGCTGGAAATGTTGCAATTGCATTAAGAAGTGGTGCTTTACCTGCATCTGTTAAACTTCTTGAAAAAAGAAGTGTTGGACCTTCTCTTGGTGCTGATTCAATTGAAGCTTCAATGATGGCACTTATTTTAGGATTTGCTTTAGTTGTAGTATTTATGGTTGCTTACTACAGAAGAGCAGGTGTTATTGCAAATGTTGCATTGATTACAAATATTTTTATTATTGTTGCAGTAATGGCAATGTTTGGTGCAACTTTAACTCTTCCAGGTATGGCTGGTATCGTTCTTACAGTTGGTATGGCAGTTGATGCCAATGTAATTATTACTGAAAGAATTAGAGAGTTATTAAAACAAGGAATGTCTATTCCTAAAGCAATCGAAGATGGATATTCAAATGCAATGAGAGCAATTTTAGATGCTAATATTACAACAATTTTAGCAGCTGTGATTTTATATGCATATGGTACAGGTCCAATCAAAGGATTTGCAGTTACAATTTCTATTGGTATTTTAGCATCTATGTTAACGGCAATTTTAGGTACTCATGGTATATATGATGCACTTATGCCAAAAATATCAAAAGATAAAAACACTAAAAAATGGTTTGGAGTTAATTAA
- the yajC gene encoding preprotein translocase subunit YajC, producing MAGNADLISSLLPLVALFAIFYFLIIRPQQKQAKAHKQMLSELKKGDKIVTNGGLMVEITKVEETYLVVKNHDNTEMKLMKDFVAKLLD from the coding sequence ATGGCAGGAAATGCTGATTTAATAAGTTCATTATTACCTCTAGTTGCACTATTTGCAATTTTTTATTTTTTGATTATCAGACCACAACAAAAACAAGCTAAAGCTCATAAGCAAATGTTGTCTGAATTAAAAAAGGGTGATAAGATTGTAACAAATGGTGGCTTAATGGTAGAAATTACTAAAGTTGAAGAGACTTATTTAGTAGTTAAAAACCATGATAACACTGAAATGAAATTAATGAAAGATTTTGTTGCAAAACTTTTAGATTAA
- a CDS encoding apolipoprotein N-acyltransferase has product MFLVKQINFNKTIIIKGLITAILLSSFIYLQNFDINYKVLNTLLGLAGIYFLLTIPRVSLVIAGFFTGIFWFYWISFSFVYYHIAYLIPIAIIGIGLIVAFFFFLLDFIKKPIFRIFAIFALSFIEPFGFNWFKLELLFESSYLQTSKLAFFLILVSMFFLTRKNKYKALFIIPLAFAFNYSKPIKIKEPDLKIYMANMHINQDTKWNKQNRLNIINKNLDEIDYAIQENYDLIILPETSLPVLLNKDEFLLKYLQRRAKKIDIIVGSMSYSKNGYYNSTYYFSKDKVQIANKVVLVPFGEKIPLPKIFSDFINKIFYNGASDYIEAKNPTDFNIKGFKFRNAICYEATTDKIFENLNDTKYMIAISNNAWFTPSIEPTLQKILMRYYAKKNNIIIYHVTNDSKNFILKP; this is encoded by the coding sequence ATGTTTTTAGTAAAACAGATTAATTTTAACAAAACTATTATAATAAAAGGCTTGATAACTGCAATATTGCTTAGCAGTTTTATTTACTTACAAAATTTTGATATAAATTATAAAGTACTTAATACTCTTCTTGGATTAGCAGGAATATATTTTTTACTTACAATTCCTAGAGTATCTTTAGTAATCGCAGGATTTTTTACTGGAATTTTTTGGTTTTACTGGATATCTTTTAGTTTTGTTTATTATCATATTGCATATTTAATTCCAATAGCAATTATAGGAATTGGACTTATTGTTGCTTTTTTCTTCTTTTTATTAGATTTTATTAAAAAACCAATCTTTAGAATTTTTGCTATTTTTGCACTAAGTTTTATTGAACCTTTTGGGTTCAATTGGTTTAAACTTGAATTACTATTTGAAAGTTCATATTTACAAACTTCGAAATTAGCTTTCTTTTTGATACTTGTTTCTATGTTCTTTCTAACGAGAAAAAATAAATACAAAGCGCTATTTATAATACCTTTAGCTTTTGCTTTTAATTATTCAAAACCTATAAAAATTAAAGAGCCTGATTTAAAAATATACATGGCAAATATGCACATAAATCAAGATACAAAATGGAATAAACAAAATAGATTAAACATCATAAATAAAAATTTAGATGAGATAGATTATGCAATACAAGAAAATTATGATTTGATTATATTACCTGAAACTTCTCTTCCAGTACTTCTTAATAAAGATGAATTTTTATTAAAATATTTACAAAGAAGAGCTAAAAAAATTGATATTATAGTTGGTTCTATGTCTTATAGTAAAAATGGTTACTATAACTCGACATACTATTTTTCTAAAGACAAAGTTCAAATTGCAAATAAAGTAGTGCTTGTTCCTTTTGGAGAGAAGATTCCTCTTCCTAAAATATTTAGTGATTTTATAAACAAAATATTTTATAATGGAGCAAGTGATTATATAGAAGCAAAAAATCCAACAGATTTTAATATCAAAGGTTTCAAATTTAGAAATGCCATATGTTATGAAGCAACAACTGACAAAATATTTGAAAATCTAAACGACACAAAATATATGATTGCTATATCAAATAATGCTTGGTTTACACCATCAATAGAACCTACATTACAAAAAATTCTTATGAGATATTATGCAAAAAAAAATAATATAATCATATATCATGTGACAAATGATAGTAAAAACTTTATCTTAAAACCTTAA
- a CDS encoding tetratricopeptide repeat protein — MKVKTIINILIIAIISLNLTACEDNKNSNKIKEEKEVKFTPSLPMPSSENLREMGLIGLWYDAKKDPVPAMKIGYAYSEKLHDYKKSLEWYKYADSMIALGENSYFACYALQKLKRYDEAISWCKKAIDLKWDKALFRMGDIYNELNDYDKAVFYYKQSFEKTRDKMSGNNLGFIFSKKLNNYQEAEKWYKEAIKLNNYESYKNISSLYHEKLKDDVKASAYAIAVIDTKYTKSSVLRVLKDDMKIPNNIIQKGYDLQLNSDEFPIKYKGKLDLDE, encoded by the coding sequence ATGAAAGTAAAAACAATAATAAATATATTAATAATAGCAATAATAAGTCTAAACTTAACTGCATGTGAAGATAATAAGAATTCAAATAAAATAAAAGAAGAGAAAGAAGTAAAATTTACTCCTTCTTTACCTATGCCTAGCTCTGAAAATTTAAGAGAAATGGGATTAATAGGATTATGGTATGATGCAAAAAAAGACCCAGTTCCAGCAATGAAGATAGGATACGCATATTCAGAGAAGTTACATGATTATAAAAAATCCTTAGAGTGGTATAAATATGCAGATTCGATGATTGCTTTAGGGGAGAATTCATATTTTGCATGTTATGCATTGCAAAAGTTAAAAAGATATGATGAAGCAATAAGTTGGTGTAAAAAAGCTATTGATTTAAAATGGGATAAAGCATTGTTTAGAATGGGAGATATTTATAATGAACTAAATGATTATGATAAAGCAGTATTTTATTATAAGCAATCATTTGAAAAAACAAGAGATAAAATGTCTGGAAATAATTTAGGATTTATTTTTTCTAAAAAATTAAATAATTATCAAGAAGCTGAAAAATGGTATAAAGAAGCAATAAAATTAAATAATTATGAATCATATAAAAATATTTCAAGCTTATATCATGAAAAATTAAAAGATGATGTAAAAGCAAGTGCATATGCAATAGCAGTAATAGATACAAAATATACAAAATCTTCTGTTCTACGAGTATTAAAAGATGATATGAAAATACCAAACAATATAATCCAAAAAGGGTATGACTTACAATTAAATTCAGATGAATTTCCAATAAAATATAAAGGTAAGTTGGATTTAGACGAATAA